A stretch of the Clavibacter sp. B3I6 genome encodes the following:
- a CDS encoding DEAD/DEAH box helicase translates to MSTDDTASTPDADAAPRTTFSDLGLSDQVLKALKDVGYETPSAIQAATIPSLLSGRDVLGVAQTGTGKTAAFALPILSNLDVSQKTPQALVLAPTRELALQVCEAFERYASGMRGVHVLPVYGGQGYGVQLSALRRGVHVVVGTPGRIMDHLDKGTLDLSQLKFLVLDEADEMLKMGFAEDVETILADTPKSKQIALFSATMPAQIRRISGKYLQDPEEITVKNKTTTSANTSQRYLMVSYPQKVDALTRILETENFEGMIVFVRTKNETETLAEKLRARGYAAAAISGDVAQAQRERTVEQLKSGKLDILVATDVAARGLDVERISHVVNYDIPIDTESYVHRIGRTGRAGRSGAAISFVTPRERRLLTAIEKATRQPLTEMRMPSAEDVNVTRLTRFDDAITQALQDRERLDAFRDIVGHYVNHHDVVESDVAAALAIVAQGDTPLLLSADDLRPPRVERERRDDRPGRDGDDRGERRARPARGSGNMATYRIDVGRRHRVEPRQIVGALANEGGFSREDFGHIDIRPDFSLVELPAGLDQDKLDRLSGTQINGRPIDIRPDRGGPRAAERGAAPERRGRKPRD, encoded by the coding sequence ATGAGCACTGACGACACCGCATCCACCCCCGACGCGGACGCCGCCCCCCGCACGACCTTCAGCGACCTCGGCCTCTCCGACCAGGTCCTCAAGGCCCTCAAGGACGTGGGCTACGAGACGCCCTCCGCGATCCAGGCGGCCACCATCCCCTCCCTCCTCTCCGGCCGCGACGTCCTCGGCGTCGCCCAGACCGGCACCGGCAAGACGGCCGCGTTCGCGCTGCCGATCCTCAGCAACCTCGACGTGTCGCAGAAGACGCCGCAGGCCCTCGTGCTCGCGCCCACCCGCGAGCTCGCGCTCCAGGTGTGCGAGGCGTTCGAGCGCTACGCGTCCGGCATGCGCGGCGTGCACGTGCTCCCCGTCTACGGCGGCCAGGGCTACGGCGTGCAGCTGTCGGCCCTCCGCCGCGGCGTGCACGTGGTCGTCGGCACCCCCGGCCGCATCATGGACCACCTCGACAAGGGCACCCTCGACCTGTCGCAGCTGAAGTTCCTCGTGCTCGACGAGGCCGACGAGATGCTCAAGATGGGCTTCGCGGAGGACGTGGAGACGATCCTCGCGGACACCCCGAAGTCGAAGCAGATCGCGCTGTTCTCGGCCACGATGCCGGCGCAGATCCGCCGCATCTCGGGCAAGTACCTGCAGGACCCCGAGGAGATCACGGTCAAGAACAAGACCACGACCTCCGCGAACACCTCGCAGCGCTACCTCATGGTGTCGTACCCGCAGAAGGTCGACGCCCTCACGCGCATCCTCGAGACCGAGAACTTCGAGGGGATGATCGTGTTCGTCCGCACGAAGAACGAGACCGAGACGCTCGCCGAGAAGCTGCGGGCCCGCGGGTACGCGGCGGCGGCCATCTCGGGCGACGTCGCGCAGGCGCAGCGCGAGCGCACGGTCGAGCAGCTGAAGTCCGGCAAGCTCGACATCCTCGTCGCCACCGACGTCGCGGCCCGCGGCCTCGACGTGGAGCGCATCAGCCACGTCGTCAACTACGACATCCCCATCGACACCGAGTCGTACGTGCACCGCATCGGCCGCACGGGTCGCGCGGGACGCAGCGGCGCGGCGATCAGCTTCGTCACGCCCCGCGAGCGCCGCCTCCTCACCGCCATCGAGAAGGCCACGCGCCAGCCGCTCACCGAGATGCGCATGCCGAGCGCGGAGGACGTCAACGTCACGCGCCTCACCCGCTTCGACGACGCCATCACCCAGGCGCTCCAGGACCGCGAGCGCCTCGATGCGTTCCGCGACATCGTGGGCCACTACGTCAACCACCACGACGTCGTCGAGTCCGACGTGGCCGCCGCGCTCGCCATCGTCGCGCAGGGCGACACCCCGCTCCTCCTCTCGGCGGACGACCTCCGCCCGCCGCGCGTCGAGCGCGAGCGCCGGGACGACCGTCCGGGACGCGACGGCGACGACCGCGGCGAGCGCCGGGCCCGTCCCGCGCGCGGCAGCGGCAACATGGCGACGTACCGCATCGACGTCGGCCGCCGTCACCGCGTGGAGCCCCGCCAGATCGTGGGCGCGCTCGCCAACGAGGGCGGCTTCAGCCGCGAGGACTTCGGCCACATCGACATCCGCCCGGACTTCTCGCTCGTCGAGCTGCCCGCCGGCCTCGACCAGGACAAGCTCGACCGCCTGTCGGGCACGCAGATCAACGGCCGGCCGATCGACATCCGCCCCGACCGCGGCGGTCCCCGTGCCGCCGAGCGCGGCGCCGCCCCCGAGCGCCGGGGACGCAAGCCCCGCGACTGA
- a CDS encoding GNAT family N-acetyltransferase, giving the protein MDPVTLRTARLTLRPPVPGDVDAIAAACQDPAIQRYVPVPVPYTRDDADSYVADFCADGWASGERLTWAAVEGGRPVGTVGLHAIADGAAEIGYWLAPGARGRGIMREAAAAVVDHAFDTGSGLGLARIGWRAYAGNTGSAAVARALGFRFEGVARLGALGRDGREDDWLAALLATDDRAPRPWAVLR; this is encoded by the coding sequence ATGGATCCCGTCACCCTTCGCACCGCGCGCCTGACGCTCCGCCCGCCCGTGCCCGGCGACGTCGACGCGATCGCGGCCGCCTGCCAGGACCCGGCGATCCAGCGCTACGTGCCCGTCCCCGTGCCGTACACCCGTGATGACGCCGACTCCTACGTGGCGGACTTCTGCGCGGACGGCTGGGCGTCCGGCGAGCGCCTCACCTGGGCCGCGGTCGAGGGAGGGCGGCCCGTCGGCACGGTCGGCCTGCACGCCATCGCGGACGGCGCCGCGGAGATCGGGTACTGGCTCGCTCCCGGTGCGCGCGGCCGCGGGATCATGCGCGAGGCGGCCGCGGCGGTCGTCGACCACGCATTCGACACCGGATCCGGCCTCGGCCTCGCCCGCATCGGCTGGCGCGCCTACGCCGGCAACACCGGATCCGCCGCCGTCGCCCGCGCCCTCGGCTTCCGCTTCGAGGGCGTCGCCCGGCTCGGGGCGCTCGGCCGCGACGGCCGCGAGGACGACTGGCTCGCTGCCCTCCTCGCGACGGACGACCGCGCCCCGCGGCCGTGGGCGGTGCTCCGGTGA
- a CDS encoding SDR family NAD(P)-dependent oxidoreductase yields MDIAHRTALIVGGTTGIGLGLARRLAAAGSTVIVGGRTAGVVEGLASVRIDVTDPDSVLRARDEVIAAHPDLDLVVTMAGVLLMEDLRDPAHFAATETTMQVNLLGTIRVIDAFTPHLVGRGDGDVITVSSGIAFLPFPPMPSYGASKAGVHAYTEALRAQLAGTGVGVTELIPPAVATSGQERVNPAALPLDAYLDEVVSLLTTEPAPREIVVEAARHLRHAERDGTYAELLQRRTAALSMLPGR; encoded by the coding sequence ATGGACATCGCGCACCGCACCGCCCTCATCGTCGGCGGTACCACGGGCATCGGGCTCGGCCTCGCCCGCCGCCTCGCCGCCGCCGGCAGCACCGTGATCGTCGGCGGACGCACGGCGGGGGTGGTGGAGGGACTCGCCTCGGTGCGCATCGACGTGACGGACCCGGACTCCGTCCTCCGCGCCCGGGACGAGGTCATCGCGGCGCATCCCGACCTCGACCTCGTGGTGACGATGGCGGGCGTGCTCCTCATGGAGGACCTCCGCGACCCCGCCCACTTCGCCGCCACGGAGACGACGATGCAGGTGAACCTCCTCGGCACGATCCGCGTGATCGACGCGTTCACCCCGCACCTGGTCGGTCGCGGCGACGGGGACGTCATCACCGTGTCCTCGGGCATCGCCTTCCTGCCGTTCCCGCCCATGCCGTCCTACGGGGCGTCGAAGGCCGGCGTCCATGCGTACACCGAGGCGCTCCGGGCGCAGCTCGCGGGGACGGGCGTCGGGGTCACCGAGCTGATCCCGCCGGCGGTGGCGACGAGCGGGCAGGAGCGGGTGAACCCGGCCGCGCTCCCGCTCGACGCCTACCTCGACGAGGTGGTCAGCCTCCTCACGACCGAGCCCGCGCCGCGCGAGATCGTGGTGGAGGCCGCGCGCCACCTCCGGCACGCCGAGCGCGACGGCACGTACGCCGAGCTCCTGCAGCGGCGCACGGCCGCGCTGTCGATGCTGCCGGGACGCTGA
- a CDS encoding helix-turn-helix domain-containing protein, protein MDPTTRDDGAGNRLGEYLRARRGLVSPDSVGMPAGARRRVPGLRREEVAMLAGISPDYYLRLERGRDRHPSAQVLTALARVLQLDEVEAAYLAELAVPPARNRRVRRTEHVPARLHHLLAALDVPAFVEGRAFDVLAANPLAVAFSPRLRIGENRLRSLLLDPEERAFHDDWEGAVAGFVAMARRSLGDDVTDPRAVELVGELSLASARFRTLWARQDVRDVVGGTTTVHHPAVGTMRLHREKLPVEDVVLVAYYADAGSEDADRLRLLGALARTSEDQADAARHAETPHRA, encoded by the coding sequence ATGGATCCGACGACGAGGGACGACGGCGCGGGGAACCGCCTCGGCGAGTACCTCCGAGCGCGCCGCGGCCTCGTGTCCCCGGACAGCGTCGGCATGCCCGCGGGCGCGCGGCGGCGCGTTCCCGGCCTCCGGAGGGAGGAGGTCGCGATGCTCGCCGGCATCAGCCCCGACTACTACCTCCGACTCGAGCGCGGGCGCGACCGGCACCCGTCGGCGCAGGTCCTCACCGCCCTCGCGCGCGTCCTCCAGCTCGACGAGGTCGAGGCCGCGTACCTCGCCGAGCTGGCGGTGCCCCCGGCGCGCAACCGCCGCGTCCGCCGCACGGAGCACGTGCCCGCGCGACTGCACCACCTCCTGGCCGCGCTCGACGTGCCGGCCTTCGTCGAGGGCCGTGCGTTCGACGTGCTGGCCGCGAACCCCCTCGCCGTCGCCTTCTCGCCCCGGCTGCGCATCGGCGAGAACCGGCTGCGGTCGCTCCTGCTGGATCCCGAGGAGCGCGCCTTCCACGACGACTGGGAGGGCGCCGTGGCGGGCTTCGTCGCGATGGCCCGCCGCTCCCTGGGTGATGACGTGACGGATCCGCGCGCGGTCGAGCTGGTGGGCGAGCTGTCACTCGCGAGCGCCCGCTTCCGCACCCTCTGGGCCCGGCAGGACGTGCGGGACGTGGTGGGCGGGACCACCACCGTCCATCATCCGGCCGTCGGCACGATGCGGCTGCATCGCGAGAAGCTGCCGGTCGAGGACGTGGTGCTCGTCGCCTACTACGCGGACGCCGGCAGCGAGGACGCCGACCGCCTGCGCCTGCTCGGCGCGCTGGCGCGGACCTCGGAGGACCAGGCGGACGCCGCACGGCACGCGGAGACGCCGCACCGGGCGTGA
- a CDS encoding TetR/AcrR family transcriptional regulator, which produces MPADHPTKPVASSTPPARARGRQRASHSLDTVLGEAIAILDESGERGLTFRALAARLGGGVASIYWYVASRDELLERATEEVMGRVLAESEPLTHGPDPVDNVRAVALALFDEFVRRPWFGQYMLRNNGLQPNSMAMYERLGQQLMGLDLSPRQRFHAVSSIISYVVGVAADLVEPPPREFLESGLDRSEFLGMYADRWRALDPEEFPFAHHAADEMATHDDLDVFRSGLDLLLAGLRLQAGLA; this is translated from the coding sequence ATGCCTGCCGATCACCCGACGAAGCCCGTGGCCTCCTCGACGCCGCCCGCCCGCGCCCGCGGTCGCCAGCGGGCGTCGCACTCGCTCGACACGGTGCTGGGGGAGGCCATCGCGATCCTCGACGAGTCGGGGGAGCGGGGGCTGACCTTCCGCGCGCTCGCGGCGCGCCTCGGCGGCGGGGTGGCGAGCATCTACTGGTACGTGGCGAGCCGCGACGAGCTGCTCGAGCGCGCCACCGAGGAGGTCATGGGCCGGGTCCTCGCCGAGAGCGAGCCCCTCACCCACGGGCCCGACCCGGTGGACAACGTGCGCGCCGTGGCCCTGGCGCTCTTCGACGAGTTCGTCCGTCGGCCGTGGTTCGGCCAGTACATGCTCCGCAACAACGGGCTGCAGCCCAACTCCATGGCGATGTACGAGCGCCTCGGGCAGCAGCTCATGGGGTTGGACCTGAGCCCCCGACAGCGGTTCCACGCCGTGTCCTCGATCATCAGCTACGTCGTCGGGGTCGCCGCCGACCTGGTGGAGCCGCCGCCGCGGGAGTTCCTGGAGAGCGGGCTGGACCGGTCGGAGTTCCTGGGCATGTACGCCGACCGCTGGCGCGCCCTCGACCCGGAGGAGTTCCCCTTCGCGCACCACGCCGCCGACGAGATGGCCACGCACGACGACCTCGACGTCTTCCGCTCCGGACTCGACCTGCTCCTGGCAGGCCTGCGGCTGCAGGCCGGGCTCGCCTAG
- a CDS encoding MFS transporter, which yields MTTVLTTPTPLRPYTSIRAAALPLAALCLAFFVEMVDNTLLSIALPTIGRSLDSGTTGLQWVTGAYSLTFGGLLLTAGSAADRFGRRRVLLAGLAAFGLISLAVLLVTDIGQLIALRAALGCAAAAMAPVTMSLVFRLFDDQRLRMRAITILMVVGMSGMVLGPLLGGSVLSAFSWQWLLVVNAPIALLVFFGVRAGVPADRREDLTSERLDLPGTVLTVAAIGLGCYTLTSGVEHGWLSSVTLACGLGTVAAVAGFVLRERSAAAPMIDLALFRSGPVRGAALTQLGASVAFASVLFGLILHFQYAYGWSPMRAGLANLPVIATMIAATPAAEQLAARLGHRLACLVGTGLLVASLLGMAWAVEHGYLAIAAMMVLMTIGLRIIMTICAVALVEAMPANRTSIGAALNDTSQELGTSLGTAVVGTLIAALVTSALPAGAWGPDLVQAFFTGERISYLAVAVLVGVIATIGSLSLTDSRATEEPARSDAEHAAV from the coding sequence ATGACCACGGTGCTGACCACCCCCACCCCACTCCGCCCCTACACCTCGATCCGCGCGGCGGCCCTCCCGCTGGCCGCCCTCTGCCTGGCCTTCTTCGTCGAGATGGTGGACAACACGCTGCTCTCGATCGCCCTGCCCACGATCGGCCGCTCGCTCGACAGCGGCACGACGGGGCTCCAGTGGGTGACGGGCGCCTACTCCCTCACCTTCGGCGGACTGCTGCTGACCGCGGGGTCCGCCGCCGACCGCTTCGGGCGCCGTCGGGTGCTGCTGGCCGGCCTCGCGGCCTTCGGCCTCATCAGCCTCGCCGTCCTCCTGGTCACCGACATCGGCCAGCTCATCGCCCTGCGCGCGGCGCTCGGGTGCGCGGCCGCGGCCATGGCGCCCGTGACGATGTCGCTGGTCTTCCGCCTCTTCGACGACCAGCGGCTGCGCATGCGCGCGATCACGATCCTCATGGTCGTCGGCATGTCCGGCATGGTGCTCGGGCCGCTCCTCGGCGGATCGGTCCTCAGCGCGTTCAGCTGGCAGTGGCTGCTCGTCGTCAACGCGCCCATCGCGCTGCTCGTCTTCTTCGGCGTCCGCGCCGGGGTCCCCGCCGACCGTCGCGAGGACCTCACCTCGGAGCGCCTCGACCTGCCCGGCACGGTCCTCACCGTCGCCGCGATCGGGCTCGGCTGCTACACCCTCACCAGCGGCGTGGAGCACGGCTGGCTCTCGTCCGTCACGCTCGCCTGCGGCCTCGGCACCGTGGCGGCCGTCGCCGGCTTCGTCCTCCGCGAACGGAGCGCGGCCGCGCCCATGATCGACCTCGCGCTCTTCCGGAGCGGACCCGTGCGAGGTGCAGCGCTCACGCAGCTCGGGGCGTCGGTCGCCTTCGCCAGCGTCCTCTTCGGCCTGATCCTGCACTTCCAGTACGCCTACGGCTGGAGCCCGATGCGCGCCGGGCTCGCGAACCTGCCCGTCATCGCGACGATGATCGCGGCCACGCCCGCCGCCGAGCAGCTCGCCGCCCGCCTCGGCCACCGCCTGGCCTGCCTCGTCGGCACCGGGCTCCTGGTGGCCTCGCTGCTCGGCATGGCCTGGGCGGTGGAGCACGGCTACCTCGCGATCGCCGCGATGATGGTCCTGATGACGATCGGGCTGCGGATCATCATGACCATCTGCGCGGTCGCCCTCGTCGAGGCGATGCCGGCGAACCGGACCTCGATCGGCGCCGCCCTCAACGACACGTCCCAGGAGCTCGGCACCAGCCTCGGGACGGCCGTCGTCGGCACCCTCATCGCCGCCCTCGTCACGAGCGCCCTCCCCGCGGGCGCCTGGGGCCCGGATCTCGTCCAGGCGTTCTTCACGGGCGAGCGGATCAGCTACCTGGCCGTCGCCGTCCTGGTGGGCGTGATCGCGACGATCGGCTCGCTCTCCCTCACCGACTCCCGCGCCACGGAGGAGCCCGCGCGATCCGACGCCGAGCACGCCGCGGTGTGA
- a CDS encoding carboxylesterase family protein — translation MSACSPPCGPVVGWADGDVVRATGIPYATAARFAPPVAHPDWSTPRDALAWAPACPQRPLPELDDVLGSFAHLAVDEDCLRVSVTMPRDARADEGLPVMVWIHGGSYVSGAGDVPIMDPAPLVAEQRVVVVTVTYRLGLLGYLGDGGGRPANLGLLDQLEALRWVARNIRAFGGDPDRVTAFGQSAGGDAVAHLMAVPEAAGLFGRAIIQSAPLGISRGRRRMNAAMARASRGLTAGMPVEDVLARQREVERAAAPYGLLGAMPFGTQYGHAPLPPESRLDAAWDRAAPAVDLLIGTTAEEARLFLPGIPWLARVTRVPVLGPLVRRAAVAAVTAIVYGRPARRFARRHARAGGTAHRYVIRWSAPGSPFGAAHTADLPLLFGDEEAWRGAGLLAGAPWEGIQRDARRMRQVWGDFARGRNPTRQVVPGVLELRRVAG, via the coding sequence ATGAGCGCCTGCTCGCCGCCCTGCGGACCCGTCGTCGGCTGGGCCGACGGCGACGTCGTCCGCGCGACCGGCATCCCCTACGCGACCGCCGCCCGCTTCGCCCCGCCCGTCGCGCACCCGGACTGGTCGACGCCGCGGGACGCGCTCGCCTGGGCGCCCGCGTGCCCGCAGCGGCCCCTCCCCGAGCTCGACGACGTGCTCGGGAGCTTCGCCCACCTCGCCGTCGACGAGGACTGCCTGCGCGTGTCCGTGACGATGCCGCGCGACGCGCGGGCGGACGAGGGGCTGCCGGTGATGGTGTGGATCCACGGCGGCTCCTACGTCTCGGGGGCCGGGGACGTGCCGATCATGGATCCGGCGCCCCTCGTCGCGGAGCAGCGCGTGGTGGTGGTCACGGTCACCTACCGGCTCGGGCTGCTCGGCTACCTCGGCGACGGCGGCGGCCGACCCGCGAACCTCGGCCTCCTCGACCAGTTGGAGGCGCTGCGCTGGGTCGCGCGCAACATCCGCGCGTTCGGCGGCGACCCGGATCGCGTGACCGCGTTCGGGCAGTCCGCGGGCGGCGACGCGGTCGCGCACCTGATGGCCGTGCCGGAGGCCGCGGGCCTGTTCGGGAGGGCGATCATCCAGAGCGCGCCCCTCGGGATCTCCCGCGGCCGGCGGCGGATGAACGCGGCGATGGCGCGCGCCTCCCGCGGGCTCACCGCCGGGATGCCCGTCGAGGACGTGCTCGCGCGTCAGCGCGAGGTCGAGCGCGCCGCGGCGCCGTACGGCCTCCTCGGCGCGATGCCGTTCGGCACCCAGTACGGGCACGCGCCGCTGCCGCCCGAGTCGCGTCTCGACGCCGCATGGGACCGCGCCGCGCCCGCCGTCGACCTGCTCATCGGCACCACCGCGGAGGAGGCGCGGCTGTTCCTGCCGGGGATCCCGTGGCTCGCGCGCGTGACGCGCGTCCCCGTCCTCGGGCCGCTCGTCCGCCGCGCGGCCGTGGCCGCCGTGACGGCCATCGTCTACGGACGTCCCGCCCGCCGCTTCGCCCGGCGGCACGCGCGCGCCGGCGGCACGGCCCACCGCTACGTCATCCGCTGGTCCGCGCCCGGCAGCCCGTTTGGCGCCGCGCACACCGCCGACCTGCCGCTGCTCTTCGGCGACGAGGAGGCGTGGCGCGGTGCCGGGCTCCTCGCGGGCGCGCCGTGGGAGGGGATCCAGCGCGACGCCCGCCGGATGCGGCAGGTGTGGGGCGACTTCGCGCGCGGGCGGAACCCGACGCGGCAGGTCGTGCCGGGGGTGCTGGAGCTGCGGCGCGTCGCGGGCTGA
- a CDS encoding TetR/AcrR family transcriptional regulator, translating to MPRLIDHARREEELAEAVWRVIRREGASGVSVRTVAAEAGLSTGSLRHSFPSRIDLVAHATALVAERIDGRIRSRRTDPDPRRRAVRILAERLPLDDARRAEAEVTTALLADAASHPRLREVRTRAHAAARETCLAQLAQLRAAGLLRPDADPDLEADHLQALLAGLALQLLVAEPDPARAARALGVLERHVDALVARRAGPP from the coding sequence ATGCCCCGCCTGATCGACCACGCCCGCCGCGAGGAGGAGCTCGCCGAGGCGGTGTGGCGGGTCATCCGGCGCGAGGGCGCGAGCGGCGTCTCCGTCCGCACGGTCGCCGCCGAGGCGGGCCTGAGCACCGGGTCCCTCCGGCACAGCTTCCCCAGCCGCATCGACCTCGTCGCGCACGCGACGGCGCTGGTGGCGGAGCGCATCGACGGGCGCATCCGGAGCCGCCGCACCGACCCGGATCCGCGGCGGCGGGCCGTCCGGATCCTCGCCGAGCGCCTGCCCCTGGACGACGCACGGCGCGCCGAGGCGGAGGTCACGACGGCGCTCCTCGCCGACGCGGCGTCGCACCCGCGCCTCCGCGAGGTGCGGACGCGGGCGCACGCGGCGGCCCGCGAGACCTGCCTCGCGCAGCTCGCGCAGCTGCGGGCCGCGGGACTGCTGCGCCCCGACGCCGATCCCGACCTCGAGGCCGACCACCTGCAGGCGCTCCTCGCGGGGCTCGCCCTGCAGCTGCTCGTGGCGGAGCCGGATCCGGCGCGGGCCGCCCGCGCGCTCGGCGTGCTCGAGCGGCACGTGGACGCGCTCGTGGCGCGACGGGCGGGACCGCCCTGA
- a CDS encoding low molecular weight phosphatase family protein: MPDHAPHVVFVCARNGGKSQLAAALMRHDAGDAVTVASAGTDPGTSLNALAVESLAELGIEVGDERPKPLTDDMVRAADLVVVLGAEAHVDGDRGVAVETWITDEPSERGIDGMERMRLVRDDIRARVEELRGRLGGGAPAAG; the protein is encoded by the coding sequence ATGCCCGACCACGCCCCGCACGTCGTCTTCGTCTGCGCCCGCAACGGCGGCAAGTCCCAGCTCGCGGCGGCGCTCATGCGCCACGACGCCGGCGACGCTGTCACGGTCGCCTCCGCCGGCACGGATCCCGGGACCTCGCTCAACGCGCTCGCCGTGGAGTCGCTGGCCGAGCTCGGCATCGAGGTGGGCGACGAGCGCCCCAAGCCCCTCACCGACGACATGGTGCGCGCGGCCGACCTCGTGGTGGTCCTCGGTGCCGAGGCCCACGTGGACGGCGACCGGGGCGTCGCGGTCGAGACCTGGATCACGGACGAGCCGTCGGAGCGCGGCATCGACGGCATGGAGCGGATGCGGCTCGTGCGGGACGACATCCGGGCACGCGTCGAGGAGCTGCGCGGGCGGCTCGGCGGGGGAGCGCCCGCCGCGGGCTAG
- a CDS encoding helix-turn-helix transcriptional regulator, with the protein MTLLASRLDAMTRLGRALADRTRSRILVELLDGPAYPALLAESLGLTRQNVSNHLSCLRGCGIVRTVPEGRSTRYEIADARIARGLGALVEVVLAVDEERMCADPALCDPGCCEVHA; encoded by the coding sequence ATGACCCTGCTCGCCTCGCGTCTCGACGCCATGACCCGGCTCGGCCGGGCGCTCGCGGATCGCACGCGCTCCCGCATCCTCGTCGAGCTCCTCGACGGCCCCGCCTACCCGGCGCTCCTCGCGGAGTCGCTCGGCCTGACCCGGCAGAACGTGTCGAACCACCTGAGCTGCCTTCGCGGCTGCGGGATCGTCCGCACCGTGCCCGAGGGCCGCAGCACGCGCTACGAGATCGCCGACGCGCGCATCGCCCGCGGCCTCGGCGCGCTCGTGGAGGTCGTGCTCGCGGTCGACGAGGAGCGGATGTGCGCGGATCCCGCCCTCTGCGACCCGGGCTGCTGCGAGGTCCACGCGTGA
- a CDS encoding cation transporter has product MTAASGAAGSPAPAAPALTTARRDLLRRRIRWIVAGTIAWNTVEAVVALSAGAIASSTALVAFGLDSIVEVLAASAVAWQFSAPDPERRERTALRLIAVSFLGLAAYVSVDAVLALVGGSEARPSATGIVLAALSLAVMPVLSLLERRTGTELGSASAVADSRQTLVCAWLSAALLVGLLLDAGLGWWWADPVAGLAIAAFAVREGLEAWRGDACAVPVAALTGERAADAHDDRSCC; this is encoded by the coding sequence GTGACCGCCGCGTCCGGCGCCGCGGGGTCGCCCGCGCCGGCGGCCCCCGCGCTCACCACCGCCCGCCGCGACCTGCTACGCCGCCGCATCCGGTGGATCGTCGCCGGCACCATCGCGTGGAACACCGTCGAGGCCGTCGTCGCCCTGTCCGCCGGCGCCATCGCGTCATCGACGGCCCTCGTGGCGTTCGGGCTCGACTCCATCGTGGAGGTGCTCGCCGCCTCCGCCGTCGCCTGGCAGTTCTCCGCGCCGGATCCCGAGCGCCGCGAGCGCACGGCCCTCCGGCTCATCGCGGTGTCGTTCCTCGGCCTCGCCGCCTACGTGAGCGTCGACGCCGTGCTCGCGCTCGTCGGCGGATCCGAGGCCCGGCCGAGCGCCACGGGCATCGTCCTCGCCGCCCTCAGCCTCGCCGTCATGCCCGTGCTCAGCCTGCTGGAGCGCCGGACGGGCACCGAGCTCGGCTCCGCCAGCGCGGTCGCCGACTCGCGGCAGACCCTCGTCTGCGCCTGGCTCTCGGCGGCGCTCCTCGTCGGGCTGCTGCTCGACGCGGGGCTCGGCTGGTGGTGGGCGGATCCCGTGGCGGGCCTCGCCATCGCCGCGTTCGCCGTCCGCGAGGGGCTCGAGGCGTGGCGCGGCGATGCGTGCGCCGTCCCCGTCGCGGCCCTCACGGGCGAGCGCGCGGCGGACGCGCACGACGACCGCTCCTGCTGCTGA